The following coding sequences are from one Indioceanicola profundi window:
- a CDS encoding heavy metal translocating P-type ATPase, giving the protein MTVNLNAGKPSRRHEGETYHFCSQRCHDKFAADPARYLEPASAPIENAPPGTKYTCPMHPEIVRDGPGDCPICGMALEPMGIPAADEGPNPELVDFTRRFWVGAVLTVPLLVLTMGPFVGLGVVRDVLGERTTLWIELILGTPVILWAGWPFFVRGVKSVINRSLNMFTLIGMGVGAAYLFSVVAVLAPGIFPAGFRDAEGHVGVYFEAGAVIVVLVLLGQVMELRARERTGSAIRALLDLAAKTARVIREDGREEEIPLEEVEVGDRLRVRPGDKVPVDGVVIEGRSSVDESMISGEPVPVEKVEGEKVTGATINGTGSLIIEAERVGADTMLSQIVEMVANAQRSRAPIQKLADSVAGMFVPAVIAIAIVAFVVWAIWGPAPALAYALVSAVAVLIIACPCALGLATPMSIMTATGRGAQAGVLIKNAEALERFAKVDTLIVDKTGTLTVGKPKLVAVLPESGHDEDEVLRLAASLERGSEHPLAEAIVTGAEERGISLAKAEEFEAVTGKGVKGVVDGKPVALGNAKLLADLGVDGGGLSESANARRDEGETVMFVIVGSEIAGLVSVADPVKETTPAALKALHEQGFRIVMATGDNARTAKAVAGKLGIDEIRADVLPEDKARIIKELQEEGRKVAMAGDGVNDAPALAQADVGIAMGTGADVAIESAGFTLVKGDLNGIVRARRLARATMRNIKQNLFFALVYNAAGVPVAAGVLFPFFGILISPIFAAAAMSLSSVSVVGNALRLRSVKI; this is encoded by the coding sequence ATGACGGTGAACTTGAACGCCGGCAAGCCGAGCCGGCGGCATGAGGGCGAGACCTATCATTTCTGTTCGCAGCGATGCCACGACAAGTTCGCGGCCGATCCGGCGAGATACCTGGAGCCGGCGAGCGCGCCGATCGAGAACGCCCCGCCGGGCACGAAGTACACCTGCCCGATGCATCCGGAGATCGTGCGCGACGGGCCGGGCGACTGCCCGATCTGCGGCATGGCGCTGGAGCCGATGGGGATCCCCGCCGCCGACGAGGGACCAAACCCCGAGCTCGTCGATTTCACGCGGCGGTTCTGGGTCGGCGCCGTGCTCACTGTGCCTCTTCTGGTGCTGACGATGGGTCCCTTCGTTGGGCTCGGCGTCGTCCGCGATGTCCTCGGCGAGCGCACGACGCTCTGGATCGAGCTCATCCTGGGCACACCGGTCATCCTGTGGGCCGGCTGGCCGTTCTTCGTGCGCGGCGTCAAGTCCGTGATCAACCGCAGCCTCAACATGTTCACGCTGATCGGCATGGGCGTCGGCGCGGCCTATCTCTTCAGTGTGGTCGCCGTACTCGCGCCAGGCATCTTTCCCGCCGGCTTTCGCGACGCCGAAGGCCATGTCGGCGTCTATTTCGAGGCCGGCGCGGTGATCGTTGTCCTGGTGCTGCTCGGCCAGGTGATGGAGCTGCGCGCGCGCGAGCGCACCGGCTCGGCGATCCGGGCACTGCTGGACCTCGCCGCGAAGACCGCCCGCGTGATCCGGGAGGACGGGCGGGAGGAGGAGATCCCGCTCGAGGAGGTCGAGGTCGGCGACCGGCTGCGCGTGCGCCCGGGCGACAAGGTCCCGGTCGACGGCGTCGTCATAGAGGGTCGCTCCTCGGTTGACGAATCGATGATCTCCGGCGAGCCGGTGCCGGTCGAGAAGGTCGAGGGCGAGAAGGTGACCGGTGCCACGATCAACGGTACGGGCAGCCTGATCATCGAGGCCGAGCGCGTCGGCGCCGACACCATGCTCAGCCAGATCGTCGAGATGGTGGCGAATGCGCAACGCTCGCGCGCGCCGATCCAGAAGCTCGCCGACTCAGTGGCCGGCATGTTCGTGCCGGCCGTGATCGCGATCGCGATCGTCGCCTTCGTCGTCTGGGCGATCTGGGGACCGGCGCCAGCGCTCGCCTACGCGCTGGTATCGGCGGTGGCGGTGCTGATCATCGCCTGCCCCTGCGCGCTGGGCCTGGCCACGCCGATGTCGATCATGACGGCGACCGGCCGGGGGGCGCAGGCCGGCGTGCTGATCAAGAACGCCGAGGCGCTGGAGCGCTTCGCCAAGGTCGATACGCTGATCGTCGACAAGACCGGCACGCTGACGGTTGGCAAGCCGAAGCTCGTCGCCGTCCTTCCGGAAAGCGGGCATGACGAGGACGAGGTGCTGCGCCTGGCGGCAAGCCTGGAACGGGGCTCGGAGCACCCGCTCGCCGAGGCGATCGTCACGGGAGCCGAGGAGCGCGGGATCTCCCTGGCCAAGGCCGAGGAATTCGAGGCGGTCACTGGCAAGGGGGTGAAGGGCGTCGTCGACGGCAAGCCGGTGGCGCTGGGCAACGCGAAGCTGCTCGCCGACCTCGGCGTCGACGGCGGCGGGCTCTCGGAGTCCGCGAATGCCCGGCGCGACGAGGGTGAGACGGTGATGTTCGTCATCGTCGGCTCGGAGATCGCCGGCCTCGTGTCGGTCGCTGATCCGGTCAAGGAGACGACTCCGGCTGCGCTGAAGGCGCTGCATGAACAAGGCTTCCGCATCGTCATGGCGACCGGCGACAACGCGCGCACCGCGAAGGCGGTGGCTGGGAAGCTCGGCATCGACGAGATCCGCGCCGACGTGCTGCCCGAGGATAAGGCGCGCATCATCAAGGAGCTGCAGGAGGAGGGCCGCAAGGTCGCCATGGCGGGAGACGGCGTCAATGACGCGCCCGCGCTCGCCCAGGCCGACGTCGGGATCGCCATGGGCACCGGCGCCGACGTGGCGATCGAAAGCGCAGGCTTCACCCTGGTGAAGGGCGACCTCAACGGCATCGTGCGGGCGCGGCGGCTCGCGCGCGCGACCATGCGCAACATCAAGCAGAACCTGTTCTTCGCCCTGGTCTACAACGCCGCCGGCGTCCCGGTTGCGGCGGGCGTGCTGTTCCCGTTCTTCGGCATCCTGATCTCGCCGATCTTCGCGGCCGCGGCGATGAGCCTGTCGTCCGTGTCCGTTGTCGGCAACGCGCTGCGCCTGCGTTCGGTCAAGATCTAG
- a CDS encoding SHOCT domain-containing protein, which produces MKRLKAVGPALAAAWAPLPALAQAAADRPTYWHSGWDWRWGHMFFGSLMMILFWGGLILVILLAVRWLGGGTSHGAGSPSVRRPLDILQERFARGEIDQEEFEKRRHLLSD; this is translated from the coding sequence ATGAAACGACTCAAAGCGGTTGGGCCGGCATTGGCGGCAGCCTGGGCGCCGCTGCCGGCGCTGGCACAGGCTGCGGCCGATCGGCCGACCTACTGGCATTCCGGCTGGGATTGGCGATGGGGACACATGTTTTTTGGCTCCCTCATGATGATCCTTTTCTGGGGCGGGTTGATTCTGGTGATCCTGCTCGCGGTCCGGTGGCTGGGTGGCGGGACGTCCCACGGCGCCGGATCGCCTTCAGTCAGGCGGCCGCTCGATATCCTTCAAGAGCGTTTCGCCCGCGGCGAGATCGATCAGGAGGAGTTCGAGAAGCGCAGGCACCTGTTGTCTGATTGA
- a CDS encoding DUF5676 family membrane protein, translating into MADAKTSPSIALRSGTPLPVQATPRIPVIALGMSLGLFLAVTFVLCVGFDLLFPGQAMYESWLRLLPGFTWLSWPSFLLGLAESFAYGWYVALVFGPLYNFFAVRSGRRERG; encoded by the coding sequence ATGGCTGATGCAAAAACTTCTCCGAGCATCGCGCTGCGCTCGGGTACGCCCCTGCCAGTCCAGGCCACGCCCCGGATCCCGGTGATCGCGCTCGGTATGAGCCTGGGTCTGTTCCTCGCGGTCACTTTCGTCCTCTGCGTCGGGTTCGACCTCCTGTTCCCCGGGCAGGCAATGTATGAGAGCTGGCTGCGGCTCCTGCCGGGCTTCACCTGGCTCAGCTGGCCGAGCTTCCTTCTCGGGCTGGCCGAGAGTTTCGCCTACGGCTGGTACGTGGCCCTGGTCTTCGGCCCACTCTACAACTTCTTCGCCGTGCGCAGCGGCCGAAGAGAGCGAGGATGA
- a CDS encoding YHS domain-containing protein, with protein sequence MSELLYFLIWAAVIFLMLRFGCGAHVMGHGHGKAERDGGDPQSRGAGTLRWIPPAEDVDPVCGKTVSTAAAKPSVHAGSVYYFCSRDCREIFEAAPEQYVGPAAQGPQLRLENSHG encoded by the coding sequence ATGAGCGAGCTTCTCTATTTTCTGATCTGGGCGGCGGTCATCTTCTTGATGCTGCGCTTCGGTTGCGGTGCCCATGTCATGGGACACGGCCACGGCAAGGCCGAGCGGGACGGTGGAGACCCGCAGAGCCGGGGAGCCGGGACCTTGCGGTGGATTCCTCCAGCCGAGGACGTGGACCCCGTCTGCGGCAAGACCGTCAGCACCGCTGCGGCGAAGCCGAGCGTCCATGCGGGCAGCGTCTACTACTTCTGCTCACGCGACTGCCGGGAGATATTCGAAGCCGCACCCGAGCAGTACGTCGGGCCGGCGGCTCAAGGGCCGCAACTGCGGCTGGAGAATAGCCATGGCTGA
- the petA gene encoding ubiquinol-cytochrome c reductase iron-sulfur subunit has product MAETVASSRYYDGSADGAGTRRDFLYLATGAVAAVGSAAALWPFIDSMNPAADVLAVSSVEVDLAPIEPGQRVTVKWRGKPVFIDHRPPERIAEARAVDLNELIDPQTDGDRVVRQEWLIVVGICTHLGCVPLGQRQGDPVGNWDGWFCPCHGSHYDTSGRVRRGPAPLNLEVPPYEFVTDTAVRIG; this is encoded by the coding sequence ATGGCCGAGACTGTCGCTTCCAGCCGCTATTACGACGGGTCGGCGGACGGCGCCGGCACCCGCCGTGATTTCCTGTACCTGGCCACGGGCGCCGTGGCCGCGGTCGGCAGCGCCGCTGCCCTCTGGCCATTCATCGACAGCATGAATCCCGCTGCCGACGTCCTCGCCGTGTCCTCCGTCGAGGTCGACCTGGCACCGATCGAACCCGGCCAGCGCGTGACCGTAAAATGGCGCGGCAAGCCGGTGTTCATCGATCACCGACCGCCGGAGCGAATCGCCGAGGCCCGCGCGGTCGATCTGAATGAGTTGATCGACCCCCAGACCGACGGCGACCGCGTGGTGCGGCAGGAGTGGCTGATCGTCGTCGGGATCTGCACGCATCTCGGCTGTGTACCGCTCGGCCAGCGGCAAGGCGACCCGGTCGGAAACTGGGATGGCTGGTTCTGCCCCTGTCACGGCTCCCATTACGATACCTCGGGGCGCGTCCGTCGCGGCCCGGCCCCGCTCAATCTGGAAGTCCCGCCCTATGAGTTCGTCACCGATACCGCCGTCCGGATCGGTTAG
- a CDS encoding PRC-barrel domain-containing protein: MHTSRLVALAFVAAAGAPLAVRAADVESLPDGASQQGQVAQQCLADLRAFEDELAGVGFGVLAPTGYGTGYGSYGMGYGMSGTPRQKMQSLRDAAYVYAFDGDEQSCQTVLASMRQVYQEHQKLVGPESDDPDARRTWRRAHLAQATPVTEMDSLMRADIVIGADIRTLEDQELGEIEDVVLDPARQTIAYVLASRGGFLGLGGELVAVRWSDLRATTDHEIYVLDASPEAFAAAPKVERGSFDQTSGDNWRSNLDQYWAGVVGKR; encoded by the coding sequence ATGCATACGTCTCGACTTGTCGCTTTAGCCTTCGTCGCCGCCGCCGGCGCTCCGCTGGCGGTCCGTGCGGCCGATGTGGAGAGCCTGCCGGATGGAGCCTCTCAACAGGGGCAGGTGGCGCAGCAATGTCTGGCAGACCTGCGGGCGTTCGAGGATGAGCTTGCAGGTGTCGGGTTCGGCGTCTTGGCGCCAACCGGATACGGCACAGGGTACGGCAGCTACGGTATGGGCTATGGCATGTCCGGAACGCCGCGGCAGAAGATGCAGTCGCTCCGCGACGCCGCCTATGTCTATGCCTTCGACGGCGACGAGCAATCCTGCCAGACAGTGCTCGCGTCAATGCGCCAAGTCTATCAGGAGCACCAGAAGCTGGTCGGCCCCGAGAGCGACGACCCGGATGCGCGGAGGACTTGGCGTCGCGCGCACCTGGCGCAGGCGACCCCCGTCACGGAGATGGACAGCCTGATGCGCGCGGATATCGTCATCGGCGCCGACATCCGCACGCTCGAGGACCAGGAGCTGGGGGAGATCGAAGACGTCGTCTTGGATCCGGCTCGGCAGACGATCGCCTACGTCCTGGCGTCGCGTGGCGGCTTCCTCGGTTTGGGTGGAGAGCTTGTCGCCGTTCGCTGGTCCGATCTTCGCGCCACGACAGACCATGAGATCTATGTGCTCGATGCGTCCCCTGAAGCGTTCGCAGCAGCGCCGAAGGTCGAACGGGGGAGCTTCGATCAGACGTCGGGCGACAACTGGCGCAGCAATCTGGATCAGTACTGGGCTGGCGTCGTTGGGAAGCGGTAA
- a CDS encoding APC family permease translates to MKSDYQANSITLTGAVSMGTGVMIGAGIFALTGQIAELAGPLFPLSFVAGGIVTGFSAYTYVKMSNAFPSAGGIAMILQKAYGPGAIAAAASLLMALSMVINESLVARTFGTYVLRPFNLDPGSILVPVLGVGLIVFAYLVNISGNRSVGLFSVVMAFLKIGGIAVFGIAALAASGFAFAPASGSPETIPIAGFMASIALSILAFKGFTTITNSGAEIVDPHRNVGRTIIFSIAICVVVYLLVAFAVGSSLSLDEIVAAKDYSLAEAAEPALGAYGFYFTIALAVVATASGLLASVFAVSRMLAMLTEMEMIPHSHFGMSGPIREHTLVYTVVIAGLLTVFFDLSRIASLGAFFYLVMDILIHWGVFRRLRQEIGASGWVLVTAIALDTLVLGVFGAIKLQSDPLIVVTAVVAITAVFAYERVFLSRSTAGKRHADH, encoded by the coding sequence ATGAAATCCGATTACCAGGCGAACAGCATCACCCTCACCGGCGCCGTCTCGATGGGAACCGGCGTCATGATCGGCGCGGGCATCTTCGCGCTCACCGGGCAGATCGCGGAACTAGCGGGACCCTTGTTCCCGCTCTCCTTCGTTGCGGGCGGGATCGTGACCGGCTTCAGCGCCTATACCTATGTCAAGATGTCGAACGCTTTCCCGTCCGCCGGCGGGATCGCGATGATCCTGCAGAAGGCTTATGGACCCGGCGCGATCGCGGCGGCGGCATCGCTGCTGATGGCGCTCTCCATGGTGATCAACGAGAGCCTCGTCGCCCGCACCTTCGGCACCTACGTCCTCAGGCCATTCAATCTGGATCCCGGTAGTATCCTTGTACCAGTGCTCGGCGTCGGGCTGATCGTCTTCGCCTACCTGGTCAACATATCGGGCAACCGCTCCGTCGGTCTGTTCTCCGTGGTCATGGCGTTCCTGAAGATCGGCGGCATCGCGGTCTTCGGCATCGCGGCGCTCGCGGCCAGCGGGTTTGCGTTCGCGCCGGCATCCGGTTCGCCGGAAACCATCCCGATCGCGGGCTTTATGGCGTCGATCGCGCTTTCGATCCTCGCGTTCAAAGGCTTCACCACGATCACCAACAGCGGCGCCGAGATCGTCGATCCGCACCGCAATGTCGGCCGCACGATCATCTTCTCCATCGCGATCTGCGTGGTCGTCTACCTGCTCGTCGCGTTCGCGGTCGGCTCAAGTCTCTCACTGGACGAGATCGTCGCCGCCAAGGACTATTCGCTGGCAGAGGCGGCGGAGCCGGCGCTCGGCGCTTATGGCTTCTACTTCACGATCGCGCTCGCGGTCGTCGCCACCGCATCGGGCCTGCTCGCGAGCGTCTTCGCCGTCTCGCGCATGCTGGCGATGCTGACCGAAATGGAGATGATCCCGCACAGCCATTTCGGCATGTCCGGTCCGATCCGCGAGCACACGCTGGTCTACACGGTGGTAATCGCGGGGCTGCTGACCGTGTTCTTCGACCTCAGCCGCATCGCCTCGCTCGGCGCTTTCTTCTATCTGGTGATGGACATCCTGATCCACTGGGGCGTATTCCGCCGGCTGCGCCAGGAGATCGGGGCGAGCGGCTGGGTGCTGGTCACGGCCATCGCCCTCGACACGCTGGTGCTCGGCGTCTTCGGCGCCATTAAGCTGCAATCCGACCCGCTCATCGTGGTCACCGCTGTCGTGGCCATCACCGCGGTCTTCGCGTATGAGCGAGTCTTCCTATCACGCTCGACTGCTGGGAAGCGGCACGCCGATCACTGA
- a CDS encoding potassium channel family protein, with translation MYAGAYALASGALALGDFGGRTIADPLDYFYFSIVSYTSLGLGDVFPSGHLRFITGVEALNGLLLIAWSGSFIYIAMGHLWPWQPCTKPGGLAADRKPGGNAP, from the coding sequence GTGTACGCGGGTGCCTATGCGCTCGCCAGTGGTGCGCTCGCCCTCGGCGACTTCGGCGGTCGGACCATCGCCGATCCGCTCGACTATTTCTATTTTTCGATCGTGAGCTATACCTCGCTGGGACTCGGCGACGTCTTTCCCAGCGGCCACCTTCGATTCATCACCGGTGTCGAGGCCTTGAACGGTCTCCTGTTGATCGCCTGGTCGGGCTCTTTCATCTATATCGCCATGGGGCATCTCTGGCCCTGGCAGCCTTGCACCAAGCCGGGCGGCCTCGCTGCGGATAGGAAGCCCGGCGGAAATGCGCCATGA
- the ppsA gene encoding phosphoenolpyruvate synthase, which translates to MTEQRTAWFDTLTVRDVPRVGGKNASLGEMVRTLKDKGVRVPDGFATTAAAFREYVAANGLEAELRARIEALKSGKASLHETGEAIRRLFLDAEFPEPIAEAIKEAYRELSRRGEQSEVSVAVRSSATAEDLPQASFAGQQETFLNVRGERALLDACRRCYASLFTDRAISYRETQGFDHLEVALSIGVQRMVRSDLAGSGVMFSIDTETGFPGVAVISAAWGLGETVVQGAVDPDKYLVFKPLLGDGRHTPIIEKTLGAKETKMIYATGGSTRTATVATTQKERQTFVLAEAEILELGRWAAIIEDHYGRPMDMEWAKDGETGELYMVQARPETVQSSRQTGQFRTYRLKEKGMPILTGSAIGEAIAAGPVCAIRSAADIDRFRDGAILVTGMTDPDWVPIMKRAAGIITDHGGTTSHAAIVSRELGVPAIVGTGHGTELLRDGQEITLSCAEGDRGVVYDGILPFEATEVDLSDLPATRTAMLVNIASPAAAFRWWRLPARGVGLARMEFIINNLIKIHPMALVHPERVADPAVRREIRDLTRGWEDPKDYFVETLALGIAKLAAPYHPHPVIVRLSDFKTNEYAHLLGGAAFEPEEENPMLGWRGASRYYDERYRDGFALECRALKKVRETIGLTNVIVMVPFCRTPEEADRVLAVMAENGLSRGENGLEIYMMCEIPSNVFLAEEFAERFDGFSIGSNDLTQLVLGVDRDSGELAPLFDERNEAVKRAVREAIAKAHAAGIKIGICGQAPSNYPDFAAFLVEEGIDSISLNPDSFVATVRRVAEEEERLGAATAPRAGEAVR; encoded by the coding sequence ATGACCGAACAACGCACAGCCTGGTTCGACACCCTGACCGTACGCGATGTCCCGCGCGTCGGCGGCAAGAACGCGTCGCTTGGCGAAATGGTCCGTACGCTGAAGGACAAGGGCGTGCGGGTTCCCGACGGCTTCGCCACCACGGCCGCCGCCTTCCGTGAATACGTCGCGGCCAACGGCCTCGAGGCGGAGCTGCGCGCGCGCATCGAGGCGCTGAAGAGCGGCAAGGCTTCGCTGCACGAGACCGGCGAGGCGATCCGCAGGCTGTTCCTCGACGCCGAATTCCCGGAGCCGATCGCCGAGGCAATCAAGGAGGCCTATCGAGAGCTGTCGCGACGCGGCGAGCAGAGCGAGGTCAGCGTCGCCGTGCGCTCCAGCGCCACCGCCGAGGATCTGCCGCAGGCGAGCTTCGCCGGTCAGCAGGAGACCTTCCTCAACGTGCGCGGCGAGCGCGCCCTGCTCGACGCCTGCCGGCGCTGCTACGCCTCGCTGTTCACCGACCGCGCCATCAGCTACCGCGAGACCCAGGGCTTCGACCATCTGGAAGTGGCGCTGTCGATCGGCGTCCAGCGGATGGTCCGCTCCGACCTTGCCGGATCGGGCGTCATGTTCTCGATCGACACCGAGACCGGTTTTCCCGGCGTCGCGGTGATCAGCGCCGCCTGGGGTCTCGGCGAGACCGTGGTCCAGGGCGCCGTCGACCCGGACAAGTACCTGGTGTTCAAGCCCCTGCTCGGCGACGGCCGCCATACGCCGATCATTGAGAAGACGCTGGGCGCCAAGGAGACCAAGATGATCTACGCGACCGGCGGCAGCACCCGCACCGCGACGGTCGCGACCACTCAGAAGGAGCGGCAGACCTTCGTCCTCGCCGAGGCGGAGATCCTCGAGCTCGGCCGATGGGCGGCGATCATCGAGGACCACTACGGCCGCCCGATGGACATGGAATGGGCCAAGGACGGCGAGACGGGCGAGCTCTACATGGTCCAGGCGCGGCCGGAGACGGTGCAGTCCTCCCGGCAGACCGGCCAGTTCAGGACCTATCGGCTGAAAGAGAAGGGCATGCCGATCCTTACCGGCTCGGCGATCGGCGAGGCGATCGCCGCCGGTCCCGTCTGCGCCATCCGCAGCGCCGCCGACATCGACCGCTTCCGCGACGGCGCCATCCTTGTCACCGGGATGACCGATCCGGACTGGGTTCCGATCATGAAGAGGGCGGCCGGGATCATCACCGACCATGGCGGCACGACCAGCCACGCCGCCATCGTCAGCCGCGAGCTCGGCGTCCCCGCCATCGTCGGCACCGGCCACGGCACCGAGCTGCTGCGCGACGGCCAGGAAATCACGCTCTCCTGCGCCGAGGGAGACCGGGGCGTGGTCTATGACGGCATCCTGCCGTTCGAAGCGACCGAGGTAGACCTCTCCGACCTGCCAGCGACCCGCACGGCGATGCTGGTGAACATTGCCAGCCCCGCCGCCGCCTTCCGCTGGTGGCGCCTGCCGGCCAGGGGCGTCGGGCTGGCGCGGATGGAGTTCATCATCAACAACCTGATCAAGATCCATCCGATGGCGCTGGTCCATCCGGAGCGGGTGGCCGACCCGGCGGTGCGGCGCGAGATCCGCGACCTGACCCGCGGCTGGGAAGACCCGAAAGACTATTTCGTCGAGACGCTGGCGCTCGGCATCGCCAAGCTCGCCGCCCCCTATCATCCGCACCCGGTGATCGTGCGCCTGAGCGACTTCAAGACCAACGAGTATGCCCATCTCCTCGGCGGCGCCGCCTTCGAGCCCGAGGAGGAGAACCCGATGCTCGGCTGGCGCGGCGCCTCCCGCTATTACGACGAGCGTTACCGGGACGGCTTCGCCCTCGAATGCCGCGCACTCAAAAAGGTGCGCGAGACCATCGGGCTGACCAATGTCATCGTCATGGTGCCGTTCTGCCGGACGCCGGAGGAGGCGGACCGCGTGCTGGCAGTCATGGCCGAAAACGGGCTGTCGCGCGGCGAGAACGGCCTCGAAATCTACATGATGTGCGAGATTCCGTCGAACGTGTTCCTGGCGGAGGAGTTCGCGGAACGCTTCGACGGCTTCTCGATTGGCTCGAACGACCTGACCCAGCTCGTGCTCGGGGTGGACCGTGACTCGGGCGAGCTCGCGCCGCTGTTCGACGAGCGCAACGAGGCGGTCAAGCGCGCGGTGCGGGAGGCGATCGCCAAGGCGCACGCAGCCGGCATCAAGATCGGCATCTGCGGCCAGGCGCCGAGCAACTATCCCGACTTCGCCGCCTTCCTGGTCGAGGAGGGGATCGATTCAATCTCGCTTAATCCCGACAGCTTCGTCGCCACCGTGCGCCGCGTGGCAGAAGAGGAGGAGCGGCTCGGCGCGGCGACGGCACCCCGCGCGGGCGAGGCTGTACGATGA
- a CDS encoding hydroxyacid dehydrogenase: MKVVVFETEEWEHQACLRLKPAHELSCTREPLDARTAAAHADAEIVSTFVNSKLGADVLAQFPSLKLIATRSTGYDHIDLGWCAAHGVAVANVPDYGDSTVAEHAFALLLAVARSLVEAVERTRRGNFSQAGLRGFELRGKTLGVIGTGRIGRRAIEIARGFGMTVIAHDLYPDADAASRLGFCYADLDEVLAAADALTLHVPATPGSASLISDREFGLMKPGAILINTARGSVLDVPALVRALSDGRLRAAGLDVLPQEPLIREEAQIFREAWTEGHDLKALVANHVLLRFPNVIVTPHNAYNTESAVRRIIETTLENIEAFVRGEPRNLVTHG; this comes from the coding sequence ATGAAGGTTGTCGTCTTCGAGACCGAGGAATGGGAGCACCAGGCCTGCCTGCGGCTGAAGCCGGCGCACGAGCTGAGCTGTACGCGCGAGCCCCTCGATGCTCGCACGGCCGCAGCTCACGCGGACGCCGAGATCGTCAGCACCTTCGTTAACTCGAAGCTCGGCGCCGACGTGCTGGCGCAGTTCCCTTCGCTCAAGCTGATCGCGACCCGCTCGACCGGTTACGACCATATCGACCTCGGCTGGTGTGCCGCGCACGGTGTGGCGGTGGCGAATGTGCCCGACTACGGCGATTCAACCGTGGCGGAGCATGCCTTTGCGCTGCTCCTCGCCGTGGCGCGGAGCCTGGTCGAGGCGGTCGAGCGGACCCGCCGCGGCAACTTCTCGCAGGCCGGGCTGCGCGGCTTCGAGTTGCGCGGGAAGACGCTCGGCGTGATCGGCACGGGGCGGATCGGGCGGCGCGCGATCGAGATCGCCCGCGGCTTCGGCATGACGGTCATCGCTCACGATCTCTACCCAGACGCTGACGCGGCGAGCCGTCTCGGCTTCTGCTATGCCGACCTCGACGAGGTGCTGGCTGCGGCGGACGCGCTGACGCTCCACGTGCCGGCGACGCCGGGCTCCGCGAGCCTGATCTCCGACCGCGAGTTCGGCCTGATGAAGCCGGGCGCGATCCTGATCAACACGGCGCGCGGCAGTGTCCTCGACGTGCCGGCGTTGGTCCGGGCGCTTTCCGACGGGAGGCTGCGGGCCGCCGGGCTCGACGTCCTGCCGCAGGAGCCGCTGATCCGCGAGGAGGCGCAGATCTTCCGCGAGGCGTGGACCGAAGGCCACGACCTGAAGGCGCTCGTCGCCAACCACGTGCTGCTGCGCTTCCCGAACGTGATCGTCACGCCGCACAACGCCTACAACACGGAAAGCGCGGTGCGACGCATCATCGAGACCACGCTGGAGAACATCGAGGCCTTCGTCCGTGGCGAGCCGCGCAATTTGGTCACCCATGGCTGA